A genomic segment from Lignipirellula cremea encodes:
- a CDS encoding mandelate racemase/muconate lactonizing enzyme family protein has translation MKVTRLRLTLVEVPQVHPVAPYKSRLRTSSATRSAIVEVETDEGLTGCGEFNVNFIEGFSARRLEQQASDWLPGKDPQNLAWFHTHCPFPANLKSGVEMAFWDLAGQAAGLSVAMLLGGMVRTQVEVAACMGVQSYADAGKLATYFLEEGFTTLKAKAGLEIRQDLEMVCGVRDAVGSRLKLRLDPNQAYSREQSAELARQLEPFDLEYLEQPLPEQPLADARWLRSQSRTPIALNESVVGPASVLEILREEAADFLLPDTHIAGGIQPCVTIGRIAEAGGLPCIMHCGHDLGPKTAAMLHIAAACPAYSLANDTTYYGLEDDIITERFAIQAGKMNVPTGPGLGVRIDPEKLARYRVDC, from the coding sequence ATGAAGGTAACCCGACTGAGGCTGACCCTTGTCGAAGTCCCCCAGGTTCACCCGGTTGCTCCGTACAAGTCCCGTTTGAGGACCAGTTCCGCCACCCGCAGCGCGATCGTCGAAGTGGAAACGGACGAAGGTCTGACCGGCTGCGGCGAGTTCAATGTGAACTTTATCGAGGGATTCAGCGCTCGCCGCCTGGAGCAGCAGGCCAGTGACTGGCTGCCGGGAAAAGACCCGCAGAACCTTGCCTGGTTTCACACGCATTGTCCCTTCCCGGCGAACCTGAAGTCAGGCGTCGAAATGGCATTCTGGGATCTGGCGGGCCAGGCCGCGGGGCTTTCTGTCGCGATGTTGCTGGGCGGCATGGTCCGCACGCAGGTGGAAGTGGCCGCCTGCATGGGCGTGCAAAGCTACGCCGACGCCGGCAAACTGGCGACGTACTTCCTGGAGGAGGGATTCACGACGCTCAAGGCGAAAGCGGGCCTCGAAATCCGGCAGGATCTGGAGATGGTTTGCGGCGTGCGGGACGCTGTTGGCTCTCGCCTGAAATTACGACTGGATCCTAACCAGGCCTACTCGCGCGAGCAGTCAGCCGAACTGGCGCGGCAGCTCGAACCGTTTGATCTGGAGTACCTGGAGCAGCCGCTGCCCGAACAGCCGCTTGCCGATGCGAGGTGGCTCCGCAGCCAAAGCCGCACGCCGATCGCATTGAATGAAAGCGTGGTGGGCCCTGCCAGCGTGCTGGAGATTCTGCGCGAAGAGGCCGCCGATTTCCTGCTGCCCGATACGCACATCGCTGGCGGGATTCAGCCCTGCGTGACGATCGGCCGTATCGCCGAAGCCGGCGGCTTGCCCTGCATCATGCACTGCGGCCACGACCTGGGCCCCAAAACGGCGGCCATGCTGCACATCGCCGCCGCCTGTCCGGCGTACTCGCTGGCCAATGATACGACGTATTACGGACTGGAGGACGACATCATCACCGAGCGATTCGCCATTCAGGCCGGCAAGATGAACGTCCCCACCGGCCCCGGTCTGGGCGTGCGGATCGACCCCGAGAAGCTGGCCCGGTATCGCGTGGATTGCTGA
- the surE gene encoding 5'/3'-nucleotidase SurE, giving the protein MKILITNDDGIDAAGIASLYAAALPLGEVTVAAPARPFSGCGHQTTTHETIAVSEIRPGWFRIDGTPADCVRIALRELAADADYVLSGINEGANLGVDIYMSGTVAAAREAAFFGKPALAISQFRERGAERRWSHSERLSALVLQRLLPVKISAGRFWNVNLPDNLNDDQAAEAMAVEQMVVTHVERAPLPVEFIRTPDGFRYSGLYHERLRSTGSDVDACFSGKIALTLLGEDLED; this is encoded by the coding sequence ATGAAAATCCTGATTACCAACGACGATGGTATCGATGCGGCGGGGATCGCGTCGCTGTATGCGGCCGCCTTGCCTTTGGGAGAGGTGACGGTCGCCGCTCCGGCCCGGCCATTTTCCGGCTGTGGGCATCAGACCACCACGCATGAGACGATTGCCGTCAGCGAGATTCGTCCCGGCTGGTTCCGCATTGACGGTACGCCTGCCGATTGTGTGCGGATTGCCTTGCGGGAGCTGGCTGCCGACGCCGACTATGTTTTGTCGGGAATTAATGAAGGGGCCAACCTTGGCGTCGACATTTATATGTCGGGCACCGTCGCGGCCGCGCGGGAAGCTGCTTTCTTTGGCAAGCCTGCGCTCGCCATCTCTCAATTCCGGGAACGCGGAGCCGAACGTCGTTGGAGTCACTCAGAGCGATTGTCCGCCCTGGTGCTGCAGCGACTGTTGCCAGTCAAGATCTCCGCTGGCCGATTCTGGAACGTGAACCTGCCTGATAATCTGAACGACGATCAGGCCGCGGAAGCGATGGCTGTCGAGCAGATGGTGGTAACCCATGTCGAACGTGCGCCCTTGCCTGTCGAATTTATCCGCACACCAGACGGATTTCGATATTCGGGGCTGTATCACGAACGGTTGCGTTCCACGGGATCTGATGTCGACGCCTGCTTCTCAGGCAAAATCGCGCTGACGTTGCTGGGCGAAGATCTGGAAGACTGA
- a CDS encoding carbon storage regulator: protein MLVLSRKIGEEIVIGNGVRIVVNRIAGNRVSIGVTAPGDVSILRGELEAIANAFSDASEGPEEIAEMPAALCRPAR, encoded by the coding sequence ATGTTGGTTCTCAGTCGCAAAATCGGGGAAGAGATCGTTATCGGCAACGGGGTGCGGATCGTGGTGAACCGGATCGCCGGTAATCGGGTTTCGATCGGCGTGACTGCTCCTGGCGATGTCAGCATCCTTCGCGGTGAACTCGAAGCGATCGCCAATGCTTTCTCGGACGCCAGCGAAGGCCCAGAAGAAATCGCGGAAATGCCCGCGGCTCTTTGCCGCCCGGCTCGCTAA
- a CDS encoding DegT/DnrJ/EryC1/StrS family aminotransferase yields MTDSRLALHGGPPVFPNGPPTWPQAEPEVANAVSAALASGDWGRYHGPHCGKLEERLASRHGVDQVQLCCSGTIAVELALRGFHLQPGDEVLLAAYDFPGNFRAIEAIGARPVLIDIDPRNWTPDLASFEQAITSGVKAAIVSHLHGGLAPMREITQLARDAGVPVLEDVCQNPGATVQGRPAGAWGDAAVLSFGGSKLLTAGRGGAVLSSQPQIMQRITIFRDRGNDAFPMSELQACVLLPQLEQFDQRHARRLAAVARLTAGLAGMECLTLVALDSDDSPAFYKLGMRYRPEACGQAPRAAFIAAAQAEGLAIDAGFRGFAGRSSRRCRSVGSLEQARLAAEQTLVWHHPILLENDDVLDRAAAAVRKVVNGLLSA; encoded by the coding sequence ATGACCGATTCACGCCTGGCGCTGCATGGCGGCCCGCCCGTTTTCCCCAACGGTCCGCCGACCTGGCCGCAGGCGGAACCTGAGGTAGCGAACGCCGTGTCCGCCGCCCTGGCAAGCGGCGACTGGGGCCGGTACCACGGTCCCCATTGCGGAAAACTGGAAGAACGGCTGGCCAGCCGGCACGGCGTGGACCAGGTGCAACTTTGCTGCAGCGGGACCATCGCCGTCGAGCTGGCGCTGCGCGGCTTCCATCTTCAGCCGGGCGACGAAGTGCTGCTGGCGGCGTATGACTTTCCCGGCAATTTCCGCGCGATTGAAGCGATCGGCGCCAGGCCCGTGCTGATCGACATCGACCCCCGCAACTGGACGCCCGACCTGGCCTCCTTTGAGCAGGCAATCACCAGCGGCGTGAAAGCGGCCATCGTTTCCCATCTGCATGGCGGTCTGGCGCCGATGCGGGAGATTACCCAGCTGGCTCGCGATGCCGGCGTGCCGGTGCTGGAAGATGTTTGCCAGAACCCCGGCGCCACGGTGCAAGGGCGACCGGCTGGAGCCTGGGGCGATGCGGCTGTGTTGAGTTTTGGCGGCAGCAAGCTGCTGACGGCCGGTCGCGGCGGCGCGGTGCTCTCGTCCCAGCCGCAGATCATGCAGCGGATCACCATCTTTCGCGACCGCGGAAACGACGCCTTCCCGATGAGCGAGCTCCAGGCCTGCGTGCTGCTGCCACAACTGGAGCAGTTCGATCAGCGACATGCACGGCGACTTGCGGCTGTCGCCCGATTGACCGCGGGGCTGGCTGGCATGGAGTGCCTGACGCTGGTCGCATTGGATTCCGACGATTCGCCGGCCTTTTATAAACTGGGGATGAGGTATCGACCGGAGGCCTGCGGCCAGGCTCCGCGAGCCGCGTTCATTGCCGCGGCCCAGGCGGAAGGACTGGCGATTGACGCCGGTTTTCGCGGGTTTGCGGGCCGCAGTTCCCGACGCTGTCGCAGCGTGGGGTCGCTTGAGCAGGCTCGTCTGGCGGCCGAGCAGACGCTGGTGTGGCATCATCCGATCCTGCTGGAGAACGACGACGTCCTGGATCGGGCCGCCGCCGCCGTGCGAAAGGTTGTCAATGGTCTGCTCTCGGCTTAG